One Salvia splendens isolate huo1 chromosome 22, SspV2, whole genome shotgun sequence DNA segment encodes these proteins:
- the LOC121787618 gene encoding magnesium transporter MRS2-3-like yields the protein MKYPVDSAEAGRARKKGAWVRAWLVVNSAGEAEVVEAGKHAIMQRTGLPGRDLRMLDPALSYPSTVLGRERAIVVNLENIRSIITSREMIFQNSKDPLLTPFVDKIQQVFRHRQAVVSSQESGEEGNKKPVWTDFYGSKEPDPMGDGGDQIYTYQQKKEEWNAEETGENVHDLKILPFEFVALEACLQATCSSLDDEATRLEQEAHPALDKLTSKISTLNLDRVRHIKSRLVAITGRVQKVRDELEHLLDDDEDMAEMYLTEKLEEEEALENSSTKEQDMVDEEADQANFETKMGLDDADEQQAPSMQSSSIKSLDVEELEMILEAYFVQIEGTLNKLSALREYVDDTEDYINIMLDDKQNHLLQMGVVLTTATLVVGAFVALTGVFGMNIGIELFDPKLYGMPEWLWTVGGSIIASVFCYVIAVAWCRYQRLLE from the exons ATGAAGTATCCAGTGGATTCAGCGGAAGCGGGGCGAGCGAGGAagaagggggcgtgggttcggGCGTGGCTGGTGGTGAACTCCGCGGGGGaggcggaggtggtggaggcCGGCAAGCACGCCATCATGCAGCGGACTGGTCTCCCCGGCCGAGATCTCCGCATGCTCGACCCCGCTCTCTCCTATCCCTCCACCGTCTTGGGCCGAGAGCGCGCGATCGTCGTCAATTTGGAGAATATCAGGTCGATCATCACTTCTCGAGAgatgatttttcaaaattccaaaGATCCTTTGCTTACTCCTTTTGTCGATAAAATTCAGCAAGTGTTTCGCCATCGTCAGGCTGTCGTATCCAGCCAG GAGTCTGGAGAGGAAGGAAACAAAAAACCAGTGTGGACAGATTTTTATGGCTCGAAGGAGCCGGACCCAATGGGAGATGGTGGTGACCAAATTTATACTTACCAACAAAAGAAAGAAGAGTGGAATGCAGAGGAAACAGGAGAGAACGTGCACGATTTGAAGATTCTTCCATTCGAATTTGTTGCCCTCGAGGCATGCCTCCAGGCTACCTGCAGTAGCTTGGATGATGAA GCAACAAGACTGGAGCAAGAAGCTCATCCAGCATTGGATAAGCTCACTTCCAAGATTAGCACTCTCAATCTAGATCGGGTTCGACATATTAAGAGCCGTTTGGTGGCAATAACTGGGCGTGTGCAGAAG GTGAGGGATGAGTTGGAGCATTTGCTCGATGACGATGAAGATATGGCAGAGATGTATTTGACAGAGAAGttagaggaggaggaggcgcttGAGAATTCTTCTACCAAAGAGCAAGACATGGTAGATGAGGAAGCAGATCA GGCTAATTTCGAGACAAAGATGGGACTTGATGATGCTGACGAGCAGCAAGCTCCGAGCATGCAAAGTTCTAGCATCAAGAGTCTCGATGTGGAGGAGCTCGAGATGATTCTAGAAGCATATTTTGTACAGATTGAAGGCACGTTGAACAAGTTATCCGCT CTGAGAGAGTACGTTGACGACACAGAAGACTACATAAACATAATGCTGGATGACAAGCAGAACCATCTCCTGCAAATGGGAGTGGTGCTCACTACAGCGACTTTGGTGGTGGGCGCGTTTGTGGCGTTGACTGGGGTGTTTGGCATGAACATTGGCATCGAGCTCTTCGACCCCAAGTTATATGGGATGCCCGAATGGCTCTGGACCGTCGGTGGAAGCATCATAGCCTCTGTTTTCTGTTACGTAATCGCTGTTGCCTGGTGCAGGTACCAACGCCtcttggaatga